A window from Salarias fasciatus chromosome 11, fSalaFa1.1, whole genome shotgun sequence encodes these proteins:
- the etfb gene encoding electron transfer flavoprotein subunit beta, protein MSGRVLVGVKRVIDYAVKIRVKPDNSGVVTDGVKHSMNPFCEIAVEEAVKLKEKKLIKEVVAVSCGPQQAQETIRTALAMGADRGIHVEVSGKDYETLGPLQVSKIFAALAKKEEAQLVILGKQAIDDDCNQTGQMTAALLDWPQGTFASEVSLEGDKIKVVREIDGGLETIKISTPAVVTADLRLNTPRYATLPNIMKAKKKKIANVKPADLGVDLTSRVEVLRVDEPPQRQAGVKVETVEDLVGKLKEAGRV, encoded by the exons ATGTCTGGCCGTGTTCTCGTCGGAGTCAAACGTGTCATTGACTACGCAGTTAAG ATCCGCGTGAAGCCGGACAACAGTGGCGTGGTGACGGATGGCGTTAAACACTCAATGAACCCCTTCTGCGAGATCGCCGTGGAGGAGGCGgtcaagctgaaggagaaaaAGCTCATTAAGGAGGTTGTGGCTGTCAGCTGCGGGCCGCAGCAGGCACAG GAGACCATCCGCACTGCCCTGGCTATGGGAGCTGACCGGGGCATTCATGTGGAAGTGTCGGGAAAAGACTATGAGACTCTGGGACCGCTGCAGGTCTCTAAGATCTTTGCTGCTTTGGCCAAAAAAGAGGAGGCTCAGCTCGTCATCCTCGGAAAACAG GCCATCGATGATGACTGCAATCAGACGGGCCAGATGACGGCAGCTCTCCTCGACTGGCCCCAG GGTACCTTCGCCTCAGAGGTGTCACTGGAGGGAGACAAGATTAAGGTTGTGAGAGAAATTGACGGCGGCCTGGAAACTATTAAGATCAGCACACCGGCAGTCGTGACCGCTGACCTTCGGCTCAACACCCCCAGATATGCCACCCTGCCCAACATCATG AAagccaaaaagaagaagatcgCTAATGTGAAGCCAGCCGACTTGGGCGTGGATCTCACGTCACGCGTGGAGGTGTTGAGAGTGGACGAGCCCCCGCAGAGGCAGGCCGGAGTGAAggtggagacggtggaggaCCTGGTGGGCAAACTAAAGGAGGCTGGGAGGGTATAG
- the vsig10l gene encoding V-set and immunoglobulin domain-containing protein 10-like: MACPEEFSRARAVFLTLLFGSALQGAHCQLVVSPVGPSLLSVLAGSNVTLAVSFSGAPDPVVTWFSGSLPVATWTVNSSEVPDIDINRRDVLRVERNGSLTFVNVPLSYDSNYTVEMTKSGLEKAATSFSLRIFETFQNVTLTTESDFAKEGSDVFKLRYSLQRGVVQHQVWLFNGGEIESGSRYLMEQANLSILRPDRTDTGEYAVLLTNPFSSAMARTNVTVRYGPDEPVLTTHPPQDFYVSGESVTLTCRSEGFPQPTSAWAFGGKILNDSHQGVLNLVNVSTTQGGVYVCMVFNENSKERREKSLTLNIYERPLRDSTCSVESLNDTKLLFHCAWMGGTPQAELSFPAIDPNNNGLGNFSVTLEASDSLNGRIIQCIAEHILEKQSCNITARSPSKFVPAVRTDVSNEGKIVVSIQCLSEASPQAVVSWSRGSQAVTNGATHGISRDTTLLTIRHNNVSSFLLQNYTCTCSNPLGSRRREIQLQGPSISDSGLFPNQDGTIITLTWEVPRTSVVTGFDIQMKGPDLQSNTSNAINTKARSDQYRTIQQKAGFERKTDVYVLDPKSTYRFRIIPKARLTPGEPSEVHRIGPGDGLSGPAIAGIAAGIPCSLLFLLLLCCLVYFCVSYCRNKNNQTPYPVSRAVEKAKTAQTDKSPHILLAGGLKSPPDYNRLHLAPSERSADLPMFVPPPPVRVATTV; encoded by the exons ATGGCTTGTCCGGAGGAATTTAGCAGAGCGCGCGCAGTGTTTCTGACTCTTTTATTCGGGAGCGCCTTGCAAG GTGCACACTGTCAGCTGGTGGTCTCTCCAGTCGGCCCCTCCCTGCTCTCCGTCCTGGCCGGCAGCAATGTGACCCTGGCTGTGTCCTTCAGTGGGGCTCCTGACCCCGTGGTGACCTGGTTCAGCGGGTCTTTACCTGTCGCCACCTGGACCGTGAACTCCAGCGAAGTTCCAGACATTGACATAAACAGGAGGGATGTGCTCAGGGTTGAGAGGAATGGATCCCTGACCTTTGTGAACGTGCCTCTCTCCTATGACAGTAACTACACTGTTgaaatgaccaaatctggactGGAGAAGGCTGCCACGTCTTTCTCTCTCCGAATATTTG AAACCTTCCAGAACGTGACTCTGACCACAGAGTCAGATTTCGCCAAAGAGGGAAGCGATGTGTTCAAGCTACGCTACAGTCTGCAGCGAGGAGTGGTCCAGCATCAGGTGTGGCTTTTCAATGGCGGAGAGATAGAAAGCGGCTCTCGTTATCTGATGGAGCAAGCGAACCTTTCAATCCTCCGCCCAGACCGGACCGACACGGGCGAGTATGCAGTGCTGCTCACGAATCCCTTCAGCAGCGCAATGGCTCGCACCAACGTCACTGTGCGGT ATGGACCAGATGAGCCCGTCTTGACAACCCATCCACCTCAGGATTTTTATGTATCTGGAGAGTCCGTCACTCTCACCTGCCGGTCCGAGGGATTCCCTCAGCCGACGTCTGCGTGGGCCTTCGGTGGAAAAATCCTGAATGACTCCCACCAAGGAGTCCTGAATCTAGTCAATGTGTCTACCACTCAAGGGGGTGTTTATGTATGCATGGTGTTTAACGAAAACTCTAAAGAACGGCGTGAAAAGAGCCTGACACTAAACATTTACG AGCGACCGCTGCGTGACTCGACATGCTCTGTGGAGTCGTTGAACGACACCAAGCTGCTGTTTCACTGTGCGTGGATGGGAGGAACGCCGCAAGCTGAGCTGTCCTTCCCAGCTATAGATCCTAATAACAATGGACTCGGGAACTTCAGTGTGACTCTAGAAGCCTCCGACTCTCTGAACGGCAGGATTATACAGTGCATCGCAGAACACATACTCGAAAAACAGTCATGCAATATAACAGCAA GAAGTCCGTCAAAGTTTGTTCCCGCTGTGAGAACCGACGTGAGCAATGAGGGCAAAATAGTGGTCAGTATCCAGTGTTTGAGCGAAGCCTCGCCCCAGGCTGTGGTGTCATGGTCCAGAGGCAGCCAGGCTGTCACCAACGGGGCAACGCACGGCATCAGCAGGGACACCACGCTGCTCACCATCCGCCACAACAATGTCAGCAGCTTTCTCCTCCAGAACTACACGTGCACGTGCAGCAACCCGCTGGGCAGCCGGAGGAGGGAGATCCAGCTGCAAG GTCCGTCCATCTCAGATTCCGGTTTGTTCCCTAATCAAGATGGAACCATCATCACGTTGACCTGGGAGGTCCCGCGCACGTCTGTGGTTACTG GGTTTGACATCCAAATGAAAGGTCCAGACCTCCAAAGCAACACCTCAAATGCCATTAACACTAAAGCGCGATCCGATCAGTACCGCACCATCCAGCAGAAGGCCGGCTTTGAGAGGAAGACGGACGTCTATGTCCTCGATCCTAAATCGACCTACCGGTTTCGGATCATCCCCAAAGCTCGTCTGACACCAGGAGAGCCGTCCGAGGTCCACAGGATAGGTCCAG GTGACGGACTAAGTGGTCCAGCCATTGCTGGGATAGCAGCTGGAATCCCCTGCAGccttctcttcctgctcctgctgtgctGCCTCGTCTATTTCTGTGTCTCCTACTGCAGGAACAAAA ATAATCAAACTCCATATCCGGTCTCCAGAGCCGTTGAGAAG